CCAATGACAAACTTACGAGTCCTTCCAACCAGTTCAGGAGTCATCGGTTCATATGTGGCGGAATTTTTGATAATTCCATCGGAATGAATTCCGGATTCATGAGCAAAAGCATTTTCCCCGACAATTGCCTTGTTAGGCTGAATATAAACACCAGTCAATCTGGCAACTAATTTGGAAATATCATAAATCTGATTTATTTTAATGTCTGTTGTGAAATCTGAAAAAAGTCTGTCGATACTTACAATACATTCTTCAAAAGAAGTGTTACCTGCTCTTTCACCAATACCATTTATAGTTGTGTGAATTTCAGATGCACCACCCTTAACTGCGGATAATGTATTTGCAACAGCAAGACCAAAATCATTATGGCAATGACATGAAACAGGTACCTGAATATCATTTAATCTGGAAAATAATTCAAAAGAGGAATCAGGTGTCAGAATACCTACAGTATCACATACACATATTCTGTCGGCACCATGATCTATTGCACTCAGATAAACTTTCTTTAGAAAATCAACATCACTTCTGGATGCATCTTCCGCTGACAGTTCTACTGTTAAACCATGATCCTTGCAATATTCAACAGCATTGTTGGATAATTCTAAAAGTTCATCTTTAGATATTTTTAATTTATCAGAAATATGCAGATCTGAGGTTGGAACAACAAGATTTACTGCATCAACATTGCAGTCGAGACAATAATCAATATCAATATTGAGAGGTCTTGAAAAACTTAAAATTTCAGCATTAAACCCCTGATTAGAAATCTCTTTAATAGAGTCACGTTCGCCCTGAGAAGTAATTGCAGAACCTGCTTCAATATAGTTAA
This is a stretch of genomic DNA from uncultured Methanobrevibacter sp.. It encodes these proteins:
- a CDS encoding (R)-citramalate synthase, whose translation is MNIKILDTTLRDGEQTPGVSLTSKEKFRIATKLDEIGVNYIEAGSAITSQGERDSIKEISNQGFNAEILSFSRPLNIDIDYCLDCNVDAVNLVVPTSDLHISDKLKISKDELLELSNNAVEYCKDHGLTVELSAEDASRSDVDFLKKVYLSAIDHGADRICVCDTVGILTPDSSFELFSRLNDIQVPVSCHCHNDFGLAVANTLSAVKGGASEIHTTINGIGERAGNTSFEECIVSIDRLFSDFTTDIKINQIYDISKLVARLTGVYIQPNKAIVGENAFAHESGIHSDGIIKNSATYEPMTPELVGRTRKFVIGKHMGTHGLNSRLKEIGLDVNDDQLKQICDDIKDLADKGKTVTDVDLQVIADNVLEINHEDRIKLDEITIVSGNKVMPTASVKISIDGEEILNAGVGLGPVDAAINAIKSLDMFRDIELIEYHVDAITGGTDAFIDVIIKLQKEDKVVSARGTEADIINASVKAYIAGVNRLLRD